Proteins from one Natrinema salinisoli genomic window:
- a CDS encoding helix-turn-helix domain-containing protein, producing the protein MADAPQHRLGELMEESNPAFEEVMSCVFGIEDHETRTYLTLCDQPGSTIEELATTLERDRSTVNRSLSTLQERGLVRRNRRLLDGGGYVYQYTAIALPNAKEMLHEALDAWTATVHDVIDDFDDGAQ; encoded by the coding sequence ATGGCCGACGCCCCCCAGCACCGACTCGGGGAACTGATGGAAGAATCGAACCCGGCGTTCGAGGAGGTGATGAGTTGCGTCTTCGGTATCGAGGATCACGAGACTCGTACCTATCTCACCCTGTGTGACCAGCCCGGCAGTACGATCGAAGAGCTGGCTACCACGCTCGAGCGCGACCGGAGTACGGTCAACCGGTCGCTGTCGACGCTGCAGGAACGGGGACTCGTTCGCCGGAACCGCCGCCTGCTCGACGGCGGCGGCTACGTCTACCAGTACACCGCCATCGCCCTACCGAACGCCAAGGAGATGCTCCACGAGGCGCTCGACGCCTGGACCGCGACCGTCCACGACGTGATCGACGACTTCGACGACGGGGCACAGTAA
- a CDS encoding aspartate aminotransferase family protein — translation MSDHDFVSGGKPIGIERGEGPSLYGTDGTEYLDVGASYACTPLGHSHPAVVDAVQEQVGDLTFVDSSYPVQSREDAYAALVASTPAGLEQAWFCNSGTEANEAALKFARSATGASTIVAATRSFHGRTMGSLAATWKDKYKKPFEPLAGDVEFVPYGDDEELAAAVDDETAAVILEPIQGEGGINVPPAGYLETAREVTDEAGAALIFDEVQTGMGRTGSMWACQNAGVTPDILTTAKGLGNGLPVGAVAVRDWIADGAASHNATFSGGPVVTAAVHATISTLVEEEYPAHAAEMGDYLTSELEAAVGDDVREVRGEGLLVGVELKRGANRVARDLAIEQQVLALPAGRTVLRLLPPLVLERSDADRVVDAIADVLGSNDDP, via the coding sequence ATGAGCGATCACGACTTCGTTTCCGGCGGCAAGCCGATCGGTATCGAACGTGGCGAGGGACCGTCCCTCTACGGGACGGACGGCACGGAGTATCTCGACGTCGGCGCGAGCTACGCCTGTACGCCGTTGGGCCACTCCCATCCCGCGGTCGTCGACGCGGTACAGGAACAGGTCGGCGACCTGACGTTCGTCGACTCTTCCTACCCCGTCCAGTCGCGCGAGGACGCCTACGCGGCGCTCGTGGCCTCGACACCGGCGGGTCTGGAACAGGCCTGGTTCTGTAACTCCGGGACCGAGGCCAACGAGGCCGCGCTGAAGTTCGCCCGGTCCGCAACGGGAGCGTCGACGATCGTCGCCGCGACCCGGTCGTTCCACGGCCGGACCATGGGCTCGCTCGCAGCGACCTGGAAGGACAAGTACAAGAAGCCGTTCGAGCCGCTGGCCGGCGACGTCGAGTTCGTCCCCTACGGCGACGACGAAGAACTCGCGGCCGCCGTGGACGACGAGACCGCGGCCGTCATCCTCGAGCCGATCCAGGGCGAGGGCGGGATCAACGTCCCGCCCGCGGGCTACCTCGAGACCGCCCGCGAGGTCACTGACGAGGCCGGCGCTGCGCTGATCTTCGACGAGGTCCAGACCGGCATGGGCCGGACGGGCTCGATGTGGGCCTGCCAGAACGCGGGCGTCACGCCCGACATCCTCACGACGGCGAAGGGGCTGGGCAACGGTCTGCCCGTCGGCGCGGTCGCGGTGCGGGACTGGATCGCCGACGGTGCGGCCTCCCACAACGCCACGTTCAGCGGCGGCCCGGTCGTCACCGCGGCCGTCCACGCGACGATCTCGACGCTGGTCGAGGAGGAGTACCCCGCCCACGCCGCCGAGATGGGCGACTATCTCACGTCCGAACTCGAGGCCGCAGTGGGCGACGACGTGCGCGAGGTCCGCGGCGAGGGCCTGCTCGTCGGGGTCGAGTTGAAACGCGGCGCGAACCGCGTCGCCCGCGATCTGGCGATCGAGCAGCAGGTGCTGGCGCTGCCGGCCGGACGAACCGTCCTGCGACTGCTCCCGCCGCTCGTCCTCGAGCGATCGGACGCCGATCGAGTAGTCGACGCGATCGCCGACGTCCTCGGATCGAACGACGACCCATGA
- the argH gene encoding argininosuccinate lyase, with translation MTEESAHDDSPRSEAPLTDGGTDDEGVVRRDRFSGGPARSFLSSLDADERIFEADLEVDRAHTVMLAEQDIIDDDVAGQILTALDAIEVDGHGSLPDGEDVHEAIETAVIEGIGPDGGKMHTARSRNDEVAACIRYRLREDVLEAIETTLALRESMVDVAEAHAETIMPGYTHLQPAQPTTVAHWALAYEGAVRRDTERLLEAYERINESPLGGAAFAGTTFDIDRERTAELLGFDGIVENSMDASSSRDFLLETVQALSTHATTLSGLAEDVIIFANRGFVTLADDYSSTSSIMPQKKNPDTLELVRAVAGDAAGGVQGLTTTLKGLPRAYNRDLQRATTHAWETVDAVTEASEVAAGAVATADWNEETLAAEAGEGFSTATGVADLLAANGLPFRTAHELVAIAADNGADYDALEAAAGEVLGESLEAYVDPEAVEDALDPANSVASRDSQGGPAPEAVEAQVESAVEALGADRNALADATDALETARETLRSEVNGYV, from the coding sequence ATGACCGAGGAGAGCGCTCACGACGATTCGCCCCGATCCGAAGCACCCCTCACCGACGGGGGAACTGACGACGAAGGGGTCGTCCGCCGGGACCGCTTCAGCGGCGGCCCCGCCCGGAGCTTCCTCTCCTCGCTCGACGCGGACGAACGCATTTTCGAGGCCGACCTCGAGGTCGACCGCGCACACACGGTCATGCTCGCCGAGCAGGATATCATCGACGACGACGTCGCCGGCCAGATCCTGACCGCGCTCGACGCGATCGAGGTCGACGGCCACGGCTCCCTGCCCGACGGCGAGGACGTCCACGAGGCCATCGAGACGGCCGTTATCGAGGGCATCGGCCCTGACGGCGGGAAAATGCACACCGCGCGCTCGCGCAACGACGAGGTCGCGGCCTGTATCCGCTATCGCCTGCGCGAGGACGTCCTCGAGGCAATTGAGACGACGCTCGCGCTGCGCGAATCGATGGTGGACGTGGCCGAGGCGCACGCCGAGACGATCATGCCCGGCTACACCCACCTCCAGCCCGCCCAGCCGACCACCGTGGCACACTGGGCGCTGGCCTACGAGGGCGCGGTTCGTCGCGACACCGAACGACTGCTCGAGGCCTACGAGCGGATCAACGAGTCGCCGCTGGGCGGGGCCGCCTTCGCGGGGACGACGTTCGACATCGACCGCGAGCGCACCGCGGAATTGCTCGGCTTCGATGGAATCGTCGAGAACTCGATGGACGCCTCCTCGAGCCGGGACTTCCTGCTCGAGACGGTGCAGGCGCTGTCGACCCACGCGACGACGCTGTCGGGGCTGGCCGAGGACGTGATCATCTTCGCGAACCGTGGCTTCGTCACCCTGGCGGACGACTACTCCTCGACGTCGTCGATCATGCCCCAGAAGAAGAACCCGGACACGCTGGAACTCGTCCGCGCGGTCGCGGGCGACGCGGCCGGCGGCGTCCAGGGGCTGACGACGACGCTGAAGGGACTGCCGCGCGCGTACAACCGCGATCTCCAGCGGGCGACGACCCACGCCTGGGAGACCGTCGACGCGGTCACCGAGGCCAGCGAGGTCGCGGCGGGGGCGGTCGCCACCGCCGACTGGAACGAAGAGACGCTGGCCGCAGAAGCCGGCGAGGGGTTCTCGACGGCGACCGGCGTCGCGGATCTGCTCGCGGCGAACGGCCTGCCGTTCCGGACGGCACACGAGTTGGTGGCGATCGCAGCCGACAACGGGGCGGACTACGACGCGCTCGAGGCCGCCGCAGGAGAGGTGCTCGGCGAGTCGCTCGAGGCGTACGTCGACCCCGAAGCCGTCGAAGACGCGCTCGATCCCGCGAACAGCGTCGCGAGCCGCGACTCGCAGGGCGGTCCCGCCCCGGAAGCGGTCGAGGCGCAGGTCGAGTCGGCCGTCGAGGCGCTCGGGGCTGATAGGAACGCACTCGCGGACGCGACCGACGCGCTCGAGACGGCACGCGAGACGCTCCGTTCGGAGGTGAACGGCTATGTCTGA
- the lysX gene encoding lysine biosynthesis protein LysX, translating to MNVGILYSRIRKDEKLLLNELRERDHEITKIDVRKQTFDISEAPAAFDGLDIVVDRCLATSRSLYATQFFEAYGIPVVNSHETADICADKVKNSLALESAGVPTPATKVAFTKETAMEAIEDFGYPCVLKPVVGSWGRLMAKIDSESAAEAILEHKATLGHYEHKVFYIQEFVEKPGRDIRVLAVDGEPIAAMVRSSDHWITNAAKGAETDVFDLDDEALDLVQKASDAVGGGLLGVDLMETGDSYTVHEVNHTVEFKALDEAVETDVAGTVVDWLEQTAEAADPELEVTA from the coding sequence GTGAACGTAGGCATACTCTATTCACGGATTCGCAAGGACGAGAAGCTCCTCCTCAACGAGCTTCGCGAACGCGATCACGAGATCACGAAGATCGACGTTCGGAAACAGACCTTCGACATCTCGGAAGCGCCCGCGGCGTTCGACGGCCTCGATATCGTCGTCGACCGCTGTCTCGCCACGAGCCGGAGCCTGTACGCCACGCAGTTCTTCGAGGCCTACGGCATCCCGGTCGTCAACAGCCACGAGACTGCGGACATCTGCGCCGACAAGGTGAAAAACAGCCTCGCGCTCGAGAGCGCGGGCGTCCCGACGCCGGCGACGAAAGTCGCCTTCACGAAGGAGACGGCCATGGAAGCCATTGAGGACTTCGGCTACCCGTGTGTCCTCAAACCAGTCGTCGGCTCGTGGGGCCGCCTGATGGCCAAGATCGACTCCGAGTCGGCCGCCGAGGCGATTTTAGAGCACAAGGCGACCCTCGGCCACTACGAGCACAAGGTGTTCTACATCCAGGAGTTCGTCGAGAAGCCCGGCCGCGACATTCGCGTGCTCGCGGTCGACGGCGAGCCCATCGCCGCGATGGTCCGCTCGTCCGATCACTGGATCACCAACGCCGCCAAAGGGGCGGAGACGGACGTCTTCGACCTCGACGACGAGGCGCTCGACCTCGTCCAGAAAGCCAGCGACGCCGTCGGCGGCGGGCTGCTCGGCGTCGACCTCATGGAAACCGGTGACTCGTATACGGTTCACGAAGTGAACCACACCGTCGAATTCAAGGCCCTCGACGAGGCCGTCGAAACCGACGTGGCCGGCACCGTCGTCGACTGGCTCGAGCAGACGGCCGAGGCGGCGGATCCGGAACTCGAGGTGACCGCCTGA
- a CDS encoding histidine kinase codes for MASETMTQRPERTETALEHWQAGAVGGIVGAIVFGAMMAMQTPEVLEMVIPAKYGLEGGLAGMVIHVSHGAVLGVVFAALLVATGRTELGLGSSAAVGLVYGLGVWLALAVVVMPIWLSAVGFGMAPDVPNVAVESLVGHAAYGLVLGEVYAVLD; via the coding sequence ATGGCATCAGAAACGATGACCCAGCGACCCGAACGAACCGAAACGGCACTCGAACACTGGCAAGCGGGAGCCGTCGGCGGTATCGTCGGCGCGATCGTGTTCGGCGCGATGATGGCGATGCAGACGCCTGAAGTGCTCGAGATGGTGATCCCGGCGAAGTACGGCCTCGAAGGTGGCCTCGCGGGAATGGTTATTCACGTCTCGCACGGAGCCGTTCTCGGCGTCGTCTTCGCAGCGCTGTTGGTCGCGACGGGACGAACCGAACTCGGTCTCGGGTCGAGCGCCGCTGTCGGACTCGTGTACGGGCTCGGTGTCTGGCTCGCCCTCGCCGTCGTCGTCATGCCGATCTGGCTCTCCGCGGTCGGGTTCGGAATGGCACCCGACGTTCCGAACGTCGCCGTCGAAAGCCTCGTCGGTCACGCCGCGTACGGGCTCGTTCTCGGTGAGGTCTACGCAGTGCTCGACTGA
- a CDS encoding [LysW]-lysine hydrolase has product MSTNADSSSDVSAAEARELLVDLVSIPSPTGEEREAAKRLVDFFEAHDREVWIDAVGNVRAPADDAVLLTSHIDTVPGDIPVEVEETGDDEILWGRGSVDATGPLAAMAAAAVRTGVSFVGVVGEEVDSKGSRYLVDDRAEAPAAVVNGEPSGADGITLGYRGLIAGTYVATSESGHTSRPDPNAIQHAVRWWSAVEDRFEGDEYEPVFEQVTTKPVDIEGGVSDDGLSVEATMDVQLRVPPALTVGAVREAAEAELEVGTVTWKDRVPPVMMSSRTEVARAFRVAIRKEGADPRLVRKTGTSDMNIYAGAWDCPMVTYGPGNSDLDHAPDERLPLSEFDQSVSILERVARTLSED; this is encoded by the coding sequence ATGAGCACGAACGCCGACTCCTCGAGCGACGTGTCGGCCGCGGAGGCCCGCGAGTTACTCGTCGATCTCGTCTCGATCCCATCGCCGACCGGCGAGGAACGCGAGGCGGCCAAACGCCTCGTGGACTTCTTCGAGGCCCACGACCGGGAGGTCTGGATCGACGCGGTCGGGAACGTCCGCGCGCCGGCGGACGACGCCGTGTTGTTGACCTCACACATCGATACCGTCCCGGGGGACATCCCCGTCGAAGTCGAAGAAACCGGCGACGACGAGATCCTCTGGGGCCGCGGCAGCGTCGACGCGACGGGGCCGCTCGCAGCGATGGCGGCCGCCGCCGTCCGCACCGGCGTTTCCTTCGTCGGCGTCGTCGGCGAGGAGGTCGATTCGAAAGGGTCGCGCTACCTGGTCGATGACCGAGCCGAGGCACCGGCGGCCGTCGTCAACGGCGAACCCTCCGGAGCCGACGGGATCACGCTGGGGTATCGCGGCCTGATCGCCGGTACGTACGTCGCGACCAGCGAGTCTGGGCACACCTCTCGGCCGGACCCGAACGCGATCCAACACGCCGTCCGCTGGTGGTCGGCCGTCGAGGACCGCTTCGAAGGCGACGAGTACGAACCGGTCTTCGAACAGGTGACGACCAAGCCGGTCGATATCGAAGGCGGCGTCAGCGACGACGGCCTCTCCGTCGAGGCGACGATGGACGTCCAGTTGCGCGTCCCGCCGGCGCTCACCGTCGGCGCCGTCCGCGAAGCCGCGGAGGCCGAACTCGAGGTCGGGACCGTGACCTGGAAGGACAGGGTCCCGCCGGTGATGATGAGCTCGCGAACGGAGGTCGCACGGGCGTTTCGCGTCGCCATCCGCAAAGAAGGCGCGGACCCCCGCCTGGTGCGAAAGACCGGAACGAGCGACATGAACATCTACGCCGGGGCCTGGGACTGTCCGATGGTCACCTACGGGCCGGGCAACTCGGACCTCGATCACGCACCGGACGAACGACTGCCGTTGTCGGAGTTCGACCAGTCAGTGTCGATCCTCGAGCGCGTCGCGCGGACGCTCAGTGAGGACTGA
- a CDS encoding acetylglutamate/acetylaminoadipate kinase, with product MTTVVKIGGARAVDPEGALADVASLVDDGEDVVVVHGGSTAVDETLEELGEEPTYVETPGGVVGRFTDERTMDVFKMVMPGKLNTDLVESLHNEGVNAIGLSGTDGKLLEGKRKSAVRVKEDGKKKIKRGDHSGTIESVNADLLETVIAGGYTPVVSVPVLGREKEGGYTAVNADADRAAAAVAGALGADLVVLTDVSGIYEDPDDESTKIESAATPDEFEGVKDAAEGFMTKKVMAAEEALEGGAASVIVATANADEPITSALAGEGTTLEPGVLADDEPEPEATE from the coding sequence ATGACGACCGTCGTCAAGATCGGCGGCGCACGCGCCGTCGATCCCGAAGGCGCGCTCGCCGACGTGGCCTCGCTCGTCGACGACGGCGAGGACGTCGTCGTCGTTCACGGCGGGTCGACCGCCGTCGACGAGACCTTGGAGGAACTCGGCGAGGAACCCACGTACGTCGAGACCCCCGGCGGCGTCGTCGGCCGATTTACCGACGAACGCACCATGGACGTGTTCAAGATGGTGATGCCGGGCAAGCTCAACACCGATCTGGTCGAGAGCCTGCACAACGAGGGCGTGAACGCGATCGGCCTCTCCGGAACCGACGGCAAACTGCTCGAGGGCAAGCGCAAATCGGCCGTCCGCGTGAAAGAGGACGGCAAGAAGAAGATCAAGCGCGGCGACCACTCGGGGACGATCGAGTCGGTCAACGCCGACTTGCTCGAGACGGTCATCGCGGGCGGCTACACGCCCGTCGTCTCCGTCCCGGTGCTCGGGCGGGAGAAGGAAGGCGGGTACACCGCGGTCAACGCCGACGCCGACCGCGCCGCCGCAGCGGTCGCCGGTGCGCTCGGTGCCGACTTGGTCGTCCTCACGGACGTCTCGGGGATCTACGAGGACCCCGACGACGAGTCGACGAAGATCGAGTCGGCCGCGACACCCGACGAATTCGAGGGCGTCAAAGACGCTGCGGAAGGGTTCATGACGAAGAAGGTCATGGCCGCCGAGGAGGCCCTCGAGGGCGGCGCGGCGTCGGTGATCGTCGCGACGGCCAACGCCGACGAGCCGATCACGAGCGCGCTCGCGGGCGAGGGAACGACGCTCGAGCCCGGCGTGCTCGCGGACGACGAACCCGAACCGGAGGCCACAGAATGA
- the argF gene encoding ornithine carbamoyltransferase, producing MTPETTDTQPRHFLDVDDLSEAELFAVLDRADEYKRAVEAGEDHADLSGQTLGMLFQKASTRTRVSFETGMTQLGGHAIFLGEDDIQLGRGEPLKDTSRALSRYVDAVMARVFKHENVEVLAEYSSVPIVNGLTDDAHPCQTLADLLTIREHEGGFDDVSGSEATGGSSNDAFDGVSAVWIGDGNNVAQSFALGCALTDIDLTVATPEGYGIDDEVVERARDLGGDPTITTDPVEAVTDADIIYTDVWISMGQEDERDVRMNDFDGFQVGSDLLEHAPDASVMHCLPAHRGEEITDEVIESDRSIVFDQAENRLHAQKALLSWLLE from the coding sequence ATGACACCAGAGACGACCGATACACAGCCGAGACATTTCCTCGACGTCGACGACCTCTCCGAGGCGGAACTGTTCGCAGTTCTCGACAGGGCCGACGAGTACAAACGCGCCGTCGAAGCCGGCGAGGACCATGCCGATCTGTCCGGTCAGACCCTGGGGATGCTCTTCCAGAAGGCGAGTACCCGTACCCGCGTCTCCTTCGAGACGGGGATGACGCAGCTCGGCGGGCACGCGATCTTCCTCGGGGAAGACGACATCCAGCTCGGGCGGGGCGAACCACTGAAAGACACCTCGCGGGCGCTGTCGCGGTACGTCGACGCGGTAATGGCTCGCGTCTTCAAACACGAGAACGTCGAAGTACTCGCGGAGTACTCCTCGGTGCCGATCGTCAACGGCCTCACCGACGATGCCCACCCCTGCCAGACGCTCGCGGATCTGCTGACGATCCGCGAGCACGAGGGCGGTTTCGACGACGTCTCCGGGAGCGAAGCGACCGGAGGCTCGTCGAACGACGCGTTCGACGGTGTGTCGGCAGTCTGGATCGGCGACGGCAACAACGTTGCCCAGTCGTTCGCGCTCGGCTGTGCCCTGACCGACATCGACCTGACGGTCGCAACACCCGAGGGGTACGGGATCGACGACGAGGTCGTCGAACGCGCTCGTGACCTCGGCGGCGATCCGACGATCACGACCGATCCGGTCGAAGCGGTCACGGACGCCGATATCATCTACACCGACGTCTGGATCTCGATGGGCCAGGAGGACGAACGCGACGTCCGAATGAACGACTTCGACGGGTTCCAGGTCGGGTCGGACCTGCTCGAGCACGCCCCCGACGCGTCGGTCATGCACTGTCTGCCGGCTCATCGCGGCGAGGAGATCACCGACGAGGTCATCGAGAGCGACCGATCGATCGTCTTCGATCAAGCGGAAAATCGGCTGCACGCCCAGAAGGCGCTGTTGAGTTGGTTGCTGGAGTAA
- the lysW gene encoding lysine biosynthesis protein LysW, which produces MTECVECGAEVSLRDDLEVGEIVDCTTCGAELEVVDTEPPVLERAPELEEDWGE; this is translated from the coding sequence ATGACCGAATGCGTCGAGTGTGGGGCTGAAGTGTCCCTGCGCGACGATCTGGAAGTGGGAGAGATCGTTGACTGTACGACCTGTGGAGCCGAGCTGGAAGTCGTCGACACGGAGCCGCCAGTCCTCGAGCGGGCCCCCGAGCTCGAAGAGGACTGGGGTGAGTGA
- the argC gene encoding N-acetyl-gamma-glutamyl-phosphate reductase produces MAVGTETGADENAETITASVIGGSGFTGGELLRLLAGHPNFAITEVTSRSKAGKSVGSVHPPLRGSDLRFTEPEDLESVDVLFAATPHGVSMGQIDDFFEIADTVVDLSADFRLESEAQYDEWYDGHEAPEYLEKAEYALPEINRDNLEGAELIAGGGCNATATILGLYPLFEHDILEGGEQIVVDVKVGSSEGGAGGGEASSHPERSGVVRPYAPTGHRHEAEIEQFLDTSVAFTCHAVDMIRGASATNHVFPSGPVSKGDLWQAYRDCYEDEPFVRMAAGGSGVYRYPEPKAVAGTNLAEVGFELDPSNKRIVVFSAIDNMMKGSAGQAVHAANVALGLEETAGLEFTGLHPVGAP; encoded by the coding sequence ATGGCGGTCGGCACCGAGACCGGTGCGGACGAAAACGCCGAGACGATCACCGCGAGCGTCATCGGTGGCAGCGGCTTTACCGGCGGCGAACTCCTGCGCCTGCTCGCCGGCCATCCGAACTTCGCGATCACCGAGGTCACGAGCCGTTCGAAGGCCGGCAAGAGCGTGGGCTCCGTCCACCCGCCGCTTCGCGGATCGGACCTGCGCTTTACCGAACCCGAGGACCTCGAGTCCGTCGACGTCCTCTTCGCGGCGACGCCACACGGCGTTAGCATGGGGCAGATCGACGACTTTTTCGAAATTGCGGACACCGTCGTCGACCTCTCGGCGGACTTCCGCCTCGAGAGCGAGGCCCAGTACGACGAGTGGTACGACGGCCACGAGGCCCCCGAGTACCTCGAGAAGGCCGAGTACGCGCTCCCCGAAATCAACCGCGACAATCTCGAGGGCGCGGAACTGATCGCCGGCGGCGGCTGTAACGCCACCGCGACGATCCTCGGGCTCTATCCGCTCTTCGAGCACGATATTCTCGAGGGCGGCGAGCAGATCGTCGTCGACGTGAAAGTCGGCTCCTCGGAAGGGGGAGCCGGCGGCGGCGAGGCCTCGAGCCATCCCGAGCGCTCGGGTGTCGTGCGCCCGTACGCGCCGACCGGCCACCGTCACGAGGCCGAGATCGAGCAGTTCCTCGACACCTCGGTCGCCTTCACCTGCCACGCCGTGGATATGATCCGCGGCGCCAGCGCGACGAACCACGTCTTCCCCTCGGGGCCCGTCTCGAAGGGCGACCTCTGGCAGGCCTATCGGGACTGCTACGAGGACGAACCGTTCGTCCGCATGGCCGCCGGCGGCTCCGGCGTGTATCGGTATCCGGAACCCAAGGCGGTCGCCGGGACCAACCTCGCCGAGGTCGGCTTCGAACTCGACCCGTCGAACAAGCGCATCGTCGTCTTCTCGGCGATCGACAACATGATGAAAGGCTCCGCGGGACAGGCGGTCCACGCCGCCAACGTCGCGCTGGGGTTAGAGGAGACGGCCGGACTCGAGTTTACGGGACTCCACCCCGTGGGGGCACCGTAA